In Reichenbachiella agarivorans, one genomic interval encodes:
- a CDS encoding ABC transporter permease — protein sequence MFSRDRWQEIFQTISKNKLRTFLSGFTVALGIFIFVILFGLGNGLKNTFESFFLNDATNLIWVFPGRTSMPYKGYKSNRQIEFKNDDLEDIKHNFSIYIDYVSPAIYRNQKIKYANEYNNYNVQAVGPGFQFAEKTYLMAGRFINDDDTKHKNKYTVIGRLVRDDLFGKTDPLGEFVDIGGSMFKVIGVFQDDGGDNEERRVYIPYTTKQLQEKNTDKIDQVVIGFKPEIGYFGAIMFEEKLRQFLKDKHQIDPNDQRGIFIRNVADDLRQNQQFASVLQIIVTFVGLGTLMAGIIGISNIMVFVVKERTKELGIRKALGATPRSVIAMILQESIFITTIAGYIGLFAGILILNSLGVKLEHYFIKNPYIDMQTGVFATVVLIIFGAIAGYIPARRAAKIKPIVALRDE from the coding sequence ATGTTCAGTAGAGACCGTTGGCAGGAGATCTTCCAGACGATCTCTAAAAATAAACTCCGAACATTCTTGTCTGGCTTTACAGTGGCACTCGGTATTTTCATCTTCGTGATTCTATTTGGATTAGGCAACGGATTGAAAAACACCTTTGAATCGTTCTTTCTCAACGATGCAACCAACTTGATATGGGTATTTCCTGGCAGGACATCTATGCCCTACAAGGGCTACAAATCCAACCGACAGATTGAATTCAAAAATGATGATTTGGAAGACATCAAACATAATTTTTCTATATACATAGATTATGTTTCGCCAGCGATCTACCGCAACCAAAAAATAAAATATGCCAATGAATACAACAATTACAATGTTCAAGCAGTAGGACCTGGCTTTCAGTTTGCAGAAAAAACCTACCTCATGGCAGGTAGATTCATCAACGATGATGACACAAAACACAAGAACAAATACACCGTCATCGGTAGACTGGTTCGAGACGACCTCTTTGGCAAAACAGATCCTCTTGGAGAGTTTGTAGATATTGGGGGCAGCATGTTCAAAGTCATCGGTGTATTCCAAGATGATGGTGGAGACAATGAAGAACGTAGGGTTTACATTCCCTATACGACCAAACAGCTCCAAGAAAAAAACACAGACAAAATTGATCAGGTCGTGATTGGTTTCAAGCCCGAGATTGGCTATTTCGGTGCGATCATGTTTGAAGAAAAATTGAGACAATTTCTAAAAGACAAACATCAGATCGACCCCAATGACCAGCGAGGGATTTTTATTCGCAACGTAGCAGATGACCTCCGTCAAAACCAGCAATTTGCCAGCGTACTACAGATCATCGTCACCTTCGTTGGATTGGGTACATTGATGGCAGGTATCATCGGGATCAGCAACATCATGGTCTTTGTGGTCAAGGAAAGAACCAAAGAGCTTGGGATCAGAAAAGCCCTCGGTGCTACTCCCCGATCCGTGATCGCGATGATTCTGCAAGAATCCATCTTTATCACTACCATCGCTGGATACATTGGTCTATTTGCTGGGATACTAATACTCAATTCCTTAGGAGTCAAACTGGAGCATTACTTCATCAAGAATCCATACATCGACATGCAGACAGGTGTGTTTGCAACAGTTGTCCTAATCATTTTTGGCGCAATAGCCGGCTATATACCCGCCAGACGTGCTGCCAAAATCAAACCTATTGTTGCACTAAGAGACGAATAA
- a CDS encoding ABC transporter permease, with amino-acid sequence MKLIFNSDTWQEIFGSIRKNKARTAITVVGVLWGIFIYITLSGAAKGLNNGFELEFQDMATNSMFVWSNQTSVPYDGFKTGRRPQFKLSDVDQLKRKVPQIEFIAPRNVRGMWGGTPAKVVYGQKDGSYNIYGDFPSLVKIAAKKIFDGGRFINEDDIKDARKVCVIGERNKTDLFEKDANPVGEYIRIDGSYFKVIGVHKYEPGGGFESDNDIYIPFTTFKKLYNSGENVGWFAIAAYDDANVIQVEQDVKSTLKKIHHIAPEDERALGSFNLGEMFGRIMGFSNGMTFLSLVVGIATILAGVIGIGNILLISVKERTKELGIRRALGATPGEVRGLILLESVFLTLVAGVMGIVMGAFVLFGINAATQGLDFPYANPTVPISFILGALAIMIILGTLIGLIPAQRAVSIKPIDALREE; translated from the coding sequence ATGAAACTCATATTTAACAGTGACACATGGCAAGAAATATTCGGCTCGATCCGAAAAAACAAGGCTCGTACAGCCATCACCGTAGTAGGTGTACTCTGGGGGATATTTATATACATCACCCTGTCAGGTGCGGCCAAGGGTCTCAATAACGGCTTTGAATTAGAATTCCAAGACATGGCAACCAACAGCATGTTTGTTTGGTCCAACCAAACCAGTGTTCCCTATGATGGATTCAAGACAGGACGAAGACCTCAGTTCAAGCTTTCGGATGTGGATCAGCTCAAAAGAAAAGTACCACAGATAGAATTCATCGCCCCTCGCAATGTCCGAGGCATGTGGGGAGGCACCCCTGCCAAGGTAGTTTATGGACAAAAGGACGGTAGTTACAATATCTATGGAGACTTCCCTTCCCTTGTGAAGATTGCTGCAAAAAAAATCTTTGATGGTGGGAGATTCATCAACGAGGATGATATCAAAGACGCTCGAAAAGTCTGTGTCATAGGAGAAAGAAATAAAACGGATCTATTCGAAAAAGATGCAAACCCAGTGGGAGAATATATAAGAATCGACGGCAGCTATTTCAAGGTAATAGGTGTGCACAAATATGAACCTGGGGGTGGTTTTGAGTCTGACAATGATATTTATATCCCATTCACAACCTTTAAAAAACTCTATAACTCTGGCGAAAACGTAGGTTGGTTTGCCATAGCCGCCTATGATGATGCCAACGTGATACAAGTAGAACAAGATGTAAAAAGCACCTTGAAAAAGATCCACCACATAGCACCAGAGGATGAAAGAGCATTAGGTTCTTTCAATCTAGGAGAGATGTTTGGACGAATCATGGGTTTCTCCAATGGTATGACTTTCCTATCACTCGTGGTGGGTATTGCTACCATCTTGGCAGGAGTCATTGGGATAGGCAATATCCTCTTGATCTCAGTCAAGGAGCGAACCAAAGAACTCGGCATCAGACGAGCACTGGGTGCTACCCCTGGAGAAGTCCGTGGATTGATCCTACTAGAGTCCGTCTTTTTGACACTCGTGGCAGGAGTGATGGGCATAGTCATGGGAGCATTTGTCCTGTTCGGCATCAATGCCGCCACGCAGGGACTAGACTTTCCATATGCCAACCCTACAGTTCCTATTTCTTTCATACTAGGAGCCCTGGCTATCATGATCATATTAGGAACATTGATCGGTCTGATCCCTGCACAGCGTGCAGTGAGCATCAAACCAATCGATGCACTCAGAGAAGAATAA